GGACACCGACCACCACATCCCCCCGGCTCGCTGCCCCGGCCTCACCGCAGGGGGCAGATTGGGAGACTGGAGGTTGGCgcggcgcgcggggggggggggggggggggcgttgctttttttttccagtgttggACTGATGAATGGACAGGAAGAACACAAGTAACTTTACCCCAATTCCATTTGAGTGTGATTAAGAGAGTGTGCAGAATCCACACATATGAgggaaaataatttttaaaagttaaacGCAACACAACCCAGCTGCTACACAGTAGTTGCCGTGTGGTTAAATGATAAACTGAATAAAACGTTTCACTGTCATGGCCGTCGCATATTGTTACGTTTTGTTTTATGTCGAATCGACAAACGGCAAATGGAGGTCTCTAATGGGCTCCTTTTATCAGACAACAACCTGTGGGTGGAGGAGGTCAGGGGTTTGTAAGTGCAGTTTGGGGAAAACGTGAAGGGGGAATTGGGTGGCCTAGGAGGTGTGAGTGACACCTTTGCTTTGGCTCCCAGGGCCCAGAAGGATCAGTGCGTGTGGAGCCGGGCCAGATCGCCACAATGAGAGGAAATGGGAATTTAATGCAAACTTTCTCACGTAGTCTCTCACACCTCCCGCCCCCGTTACCGGTCTCACTTCCAGACACCCCCATCTTTGCCATCGCCACCTCCACTACAACCACAACAAAATGTCAGAAACCACTCCAATATGCCTGGGAGCATGCTGGTATCAACGTTCTGACACAACTTTTGCTGGTATTTCCCCAAAATAACTTTTCCGATTGGAATTTGTGAATAATGATACTGAAGAGTAGATTCTGTAATTGCAGCAGATAAAGACTAAAATATCACAGACAAGCTGATAGACTGATAGCATATCTCAACTAATTGTTAACAAAATGTACGATAGCATTGTTTTAATGTCAAGTCATGTGTTTTAATTCATTGTTGCCTTTTTCTCATAGTAATTTAAAAGCAATCGAATAgtaaaaacacgcacacacctttTGAAAGAAACCACACGAATGCTCTTTTGTCGCAAGCTGACAACacgtccttttttaaaatttgtaggGTTGAAAAAGAAGCAATCctgagctttttttatttggagaaTTTAGAGCCTAATCTTTGTCTCATAGTGTCATGAAGCAAGCGCTAGTCACAACAAACACAGTTCATAATTACTGCAGGCCAACAAAGACTTTTGTACACAATGGCTAATGGTCTGAGGAGCACAGTGTGTCCTCCACCCTCCACGTGCAGAATCATTTCctcggcgcgcacacacacacacacacacagtattctGTATAGACACATACGCTACATTTGACATCAATGCACCATAATATacaaatacacatgcacacattcacacaaaaccACCCCTGGTGTCTGGCTCCCGATTGTCTTATTGCAGCCAGAGGCTGAAGCGTCCGTGTTGACCTAGTCTTTGGTCTTTTTCCTTTCGGCTTCCCATAGCGGCTCCACCGAGCTGTGTAATGGGCGTGCCGCACCTTTCAATCCTTTCTCTATTTGCACTTCTTTCTTCGCTCTCCTCATTGgatgatgttgttgtgttttcagtaCATTTGTGATTAAACTTCAGGTACAGAATATATAACATTCTGCAAAACCTGAAAAAATGTCTTTGGAAAGTTGCTTAATTGTGTTTGAGACTAGTTTTAAAGTCGTTTGCCACTTGCACAAAGTGTTAGTGTAAACGCTTGTCTACGCTGAACATAAGTGCAAATGTGGTGCAAGCAGAACTGTGGCGTTAGCAGGGTGCTCTTGGCAGTACGGTTTCATTGTTCTCACTGTGAAGGCCATTCCCGTCAGTGAGAGTTTTTGAAGTGTGAGAGGAAATAACAttgccttttaaaagaaatgtttctaACTTCTGAGCTCGACGACAGATTAAAGGGACAATAAATGTGTCTGAGGTAAAACCCTGAGGTAAGAGTCCAAATAAATTTCTAGATTGAATAGCTCCAACTTGGgtatatccatccatctattttTCCCTTAGCTAAATGAAACCGCATTATTGTGGATTTAGTCTTTCCTTTGTGAACTGTCATTATATTATTCTTCATAATGAACATCAATGTGCCCACACAATAATTTTCACTTTATTTGTTAAATAATCAAGCACAGAATAGAATATTCCTGGCAAACCAAAAAAATCTATTTGAACTCTTGCAATTGCAAACAGGATGTCTCAAACAATAAGGAGTTGAGTCAACCTCAAGTCGATTGTCTGAAGTTGTGaggaaatgtaaagaaaacatcAAATCTGTCCACAGTTGTTATGGAGAAAATGAGAAACGGCATGTGCAGTTTCTTTAACTGGCCGTTTCAAAGTGGGACAGTGCAGTGCTTTTCCAAGATTGGGCCAGAAATGCCCGAATAGACACAACAATCATATTGTTCAAAATGTCCTGACTGATTTAAacagtgaggggaagatgggaGGCTGGCCCTTAAAGCTGCAAAGATTGTAGCTAACTCACTGAAGTGAAAGAACAAAGCTGTTGCATTTGGCAGGACatgaacagctgctgctgcattggCTGTTCTACAGTATCTTAGCAAAGAGAGTCAGGGCTGTGATAAAGTACAATGTCTGCTGGAGGACACATGGGCCACAGTATTGCCgcaaaaatgcaaatgaagcgTCAATTGAGAGTATTTTGGTGGACTGTATGATCATCAAGTGGTGGTTCTACTTTGATGGAATGCAGCTGGAAATCTTCCCAAAACGTCTCCCTTTAAATCTGGGTCTGACTTGCGCAAAAAAACTGGTGCCACATGTTTTTCCAACATGGACTGTGCAACATGTGTCTCTCAAGACAGAACCAAGTTAttccagaaataaaaaaagaaacaatacatATTACAATACATATTTCAACGTGTTATAGTTAATACTATCCTATCGTAAAATCGAGCATCACGTCACAGTGTAAACGGTGTAATTACAGAATGTACGCTCGCACAGCATTAATCGGATTGGGGAGGTCTGCAGCGCCAGCAGTCCGGCGCTCCATTGGTGAcgctcttccttccttccccaccCAAAGAGAAAGCTGAACATTACCGAAGGACTAACTGTGCGCTTACGTCGACGGGCCGTTCTGGCGTCTCCGAAAGCTACGCTGATTGCCGAAGAGTTTTCACACCCGAACTGGAGGTCTGGTTGATTCGCCAAGACATGCGTAAAAAGGCGCACCGCTCGTCGTGCCCAAGCGTCACCGTTTTGGATGTACAACTCGTAAACGCGTAAAGAAAGATAGAAACGACGTCTTCATCCTAATGAGTTCTACAAACACCATGAGGATTTTGcgggtgtttgtgttgttcttcCTCGGTGTATCAGGTAAGCGGTGCTGTTAAACGGAGCAAACTTATTTACGTCGTCATCTAAAGACATTTTTCGTAATatattttgagagaaaaaaaaaaccaattccTTACTCGAATGTACAATATAATAGTTTAAAGTCATAAAAACCCTCAGAATGTAGAATGTGGAAGTCTGAACCTTTGGGGAAAACAGGAGCTTATGCAGGTTTCCTGTCATTGTTCGGAGGATCTGGGCTTAAATTCCAGGCAGAAGAACTGCTGCACAAACTGATGTTTtctcaaataaacacattcctttttctgtttttgtacatTGGGGCAGTTTCTTAATCTCTGAGGTCAGTGAGGAAGACGTTACAATTCCAAAAGTGACTTATTAATGCGTGGGATTCAAAACATAATTATATTGTTCAGATGGTTATAGCACAATTTGTGTGAAAAACGCCATGTGTATTAAACTGAGTTAATGACATTTTACACCAGAAGTGAAACCTTTTTTGGTGAAGAATAAATtccaaatgttatatatatatatatatatatatatataataaaagacAAGACAATGCTTCATCTCATTACTCAGAAGGCATGAGCAGTCCCATAGTCAAGTTACGCTTCTAATGACTCCAATAACCTGTTTCAAACACAATGACTTGTCTTCTAGATGCTGTCATCGACTTGACAATGATATCCACGGCGGAGGTGACCAGTGTCAATCACTTCACCATCACTTGCATCAATGGGGAGCGCAGCCCCGCCCAGGTGGACATCAAGAAAGACAATAAAATATTCGGATTACCCATTGGGCCACATTTTAAAGTGTCCAAGCCGAGTAACAAGAAGGCAGTGGCCAGAGACTTTGGTGATTTGCATCATGTCGGCATCTTCTACTGTGAATCCAAGCAGGAAGTTCCCCCACTGGAGACAGCCATAATGATCAATAACTATGGCACAGGTGGGTTCagacttgattaaaaaaaaactagttttaTGAGAGATTATTTATGATCCATCCGGGTTGGATGGTGTGTCAGGTGTCAAAACTGTATCTGTTTTCATTTATAGAAAACTTTATCCCAAATTACCTCACGCTTACTGCTAACAAAGGAGAGACGGTTCACCTCAGCATGCAGATACTCAGCTCCCAAGAGAGAGACGTGACCTGGAAGTACAATGGTAAGCGATCCCACATAACTCAAGAGAGGAAATTTGATGCACATTAAGAAGCCCTTCACCCTCGTTACATTCTTTTAGACTATAGTACTTTCTTAACACATTGGAAAGCATGCCCTTaacgttgtttttttgtgtaggAAACTACTATTACATGACCCACTGGAACGATGTGGTCAACCGTACAGCGGTGCTCACAGTGGAGAATGCAGCGTTTGCCAATCAGGGCATCTACAGTGCCAGCTTTGTTGGAGACAGCCCCCTTCATGGCGCTTGGATGAGGCTCATTGTCAGAGGTTTGTTGAATCCTGATATCCACAAGCTtggaataaaaaatacacacagaaatTTGCACCCATCACGGTCGGATTGTGTCAAGGcgtttttgtctattttttcaCTGCACACTATTAAATTTACCAAGGTTCATTATACAGTCCTTCGCCTAACAATAAGCGCTGTTGTAGATTACAACTAAAAAGGAAAGTTGTGGTGGGAAAAATAGCTTTTAAGAGGTTGAATGTCAATAAGGGCAGAAGAGGGTGAAAACACCACCGTAGCATTTGGGTTATGTCTCATAATTAATCATCTCATTAAAAGAGAATCAACCTGTATAATCccaaattgttgtttttaatgcacTTTTCTTGTAAAGATTGCCTCCTCTTCTTACTTCACGCTATGCCAAGCTCTTTACCATTTTAACTAAATTTgactaaatgtgttttaattcaTTACCGCGCAAGACTGCATTCTCTAAAATATGCACAAGCAGCACTCAAAGTGATGCTGGGTTTAACGCTGAAGGGCTAAACGGTTGTGCAGGCGGGTCAAAAACAATGTTCACATATTCAAGGAGGCCATAACTTGAAAACTGAACTTCGAAATATACATTTGATGGAAAGAAAACCTGTATTCCCCGTAGATTGTCCAAGTAAGAAGTGGGGTCCTCGCTGTGACAAGGACTGTCCCGAGTGTCTCAATGGTGGAGTTTGTCATGATGTCGACGGAGACTGTATCTGTCCTCCGGGATTCATGGGAACACGGTGTGAAACAGGTTAGTAGTCTACTCAATACGGTACAATACTGTACATTTCTGTCTGTGAACACTTGTTTGCACCCCCTTTGCTGCTGTAAGCCTGTAAGTGTACCTAAAGTGGGCCTAAGAAAAGAAGATCCTATTTTGGTATACTGGTTCCAAACAATGCATTGTGTTGGAATTGATTGGTGAACCAATGGTGTCCTACACGTCAGGACTAAGTTAAATCAACCACTGCATCTGAACTATGTCGATCCAAATTGGATCATTTGTGGCCCAGTGATTGAACTGTTAATTAAGGAGACTTTATGTGAGGTACATTGTATTTCAATGGCAAACATTGGATCAACATCACACCTACACAGACGGTACCTGTACacattgtttttaaagacaatgcaatattatttatttggtaATTTCAGATTATACAGCAACAAATTTAAATAGACACATTTGTGAATTTGTCTTTCTCTCATGGTTTGCAGCCTGCAGAGAAGGAATGTTTGGCCGAAACTGCCAAGGGTCATGTGACTCCGAGCTGAACTGCAAGGGGCTTCGATTCTGCCTACCGGACCCTTATGGCTGTTCCTGCTACAGCGGCTGGTTTGGGAGCCGGTGTGAGAGGGGTGAGCCCTGCATCACTTGAGATTGTCCCTTTCTTTTATAATTAAAGTAATATGCATGTTTCAGAGCATTTAACTTAAAAACATTCGGTGTTTCACACTGTGCAGTATAGCTTTCTGTTTGATATTTTCAGACTGCCAAAATGACATGTATGGACCAGACTGCAGGCTGAGCTGTAAATGCCAGAATGGAGGCGTTTGCAACCGTTTCAGTGGCTGCCAGTGTCCCACAGGGTGGAGAGGACAGAATTGTGAGAAGTCTGGTGGGTATCCTGACATCGTACCAATCCCTCCAACGTGGATTCATTCAATTGCTTCTAACTGTCAAATCTGCAACATTGTGTTTCCTATTTTTTAAGTTGAAAGCTTCAACTGCTGTAGCTATTGGCAGGCTTTATTTTCTGTGAAATAATCTTCTGCTATAGCAACAAAAACCTAAAAACATTCTTCTTCATCACTATGCACATGCTCATTTTTCAATCTCCGTTTATTGCCTCTCTCTATTGTCAGACCGGGCTCCCCAGATTTTGGATTTGGTTAGCAACGTGCAGTGGAATCTGAACTCCAGCCCCAAGATCCTTTGCTCAGCCACAGGAAACCCTCTGCCCAGCCACAACAGCATTGAACTGAGAAAGCTGGACAGCACTGTGCTCAAGGTAGACCGAGTGAAGGTTGTTCTTCTGACAACGATGCTTTCAGGGGGTCTGAATTGGGATCAAGCAAATGCACAGGTCGTAAAAAGTTGGAGTCAAGGTCGTCCGACAGTGATCAACGCAGGGAGAGGGCGCCCAAAGTGGCTGCTTTGAGGACGGATTGGAGCTGCTGCAAGATTTCTTGTGTTGGAGATTTTTCAATAATATTTCACAACATTGAAAAAGGCCGCAACATTAACACAACTGCTTGCGTACAGATGAGACAAAAAATGCTATTTGCTGCAGCAGGATATACATGTGCTAATTGGCTTTATTatttagtattagtattttttttaaatactctgCGGAGAGCTGTGCTACCTGCTTCTCTTTCGTTGCTCTAAGGTAATCTACTTTGGTTTTAGCTCCATActggaatcaggaatcaggatcaggaaacgtttattgccatagtatgttgtacatacatggaaattgtcttggcggaaggtgcatgaagacagtacaataaagacaacatagtgcaaatgagataaaaatagaataaaagtataataaaatataaaatataagctatgggttagaaATACTGAACTGCTCTTGTGACATTAGGTAAAGAGTCAGGTAAAATTGTAGCACGCCTTGAAGATTGGACGGATGATTACAAGGTTGATTCTAGTTCAGAGGAAATCAACAACACAATGGCTCGACCCGATAAGGCGATATCAGTTTACAGTGCAGCAGTTTCCAAGTGTTActctttttgctctttttcctCGACAGTAGAATTAATCTGATCCAAAATTGTACAggtctcagcagcagcagcaagaaagaagaaagttgTTTTTCATCTTCCATTGCAGTTTATTGAATGctattttttctcctctcaggCTTCTCGGACTGTCATGGACTCGGATAAGAGTACAGCCTCGTTTGAAATCCCTCGCCTGACTGCTCAACAAGGGGGATTGTGGGAGTGCAGAGTGTCCACTAATGGAGGCCAGGACTCCCGCAAGTTCAACCTCACCATTAAAGGTCTGTGTGTGGTCCCTTTTCAGAGTGCATGAAGTTCTAAACGGAGAGGAACATCGAATTGTTTTGTAACCATTTCCTTCACGCTGGCACGTCACAAGACAGCAACAAACATCTAGCTCTTCAAATGGTTCCCCTGTGTGTACTCAGAGCCTCCCGTTCCCACTACTGCTCCCAAACTGCTGGAAAAAAGGAGTAAGCAGCTCCTGGTGATGCCCACGGACTCCCACAGAGGAGATGGCCCCATCGTCTCAACCAGGGTCCTCTACAAGCCTGTGGAGAACGTACACTCATGGTCCTCCATCATCGGTAAGTTATCATTCAGAAGTAATGCTGGCGTAGACATAGCCAAATAATTACCACCTATTTGTCCAAAACACCCTAATGAGGTCTGCTCTAGGTTAAGGGTATGACGCTCGGTCCAGTTCCCTGCTGTTTCTTGGCAATCAAAAACATGCGTTcgatttcattttaatttgaaatcattttcaaatgtccACTATGTGTGTTTATCATGCtatagtttaatattttaacatttcctATCCACTTCCTTCCAGTTTATAGCGACAAAGAGCCGATCACGCTGATGAACTTGGAGCCGTCAACGCGTTACAGTGTCCGTGTGCAGCTGAGTCGTCCTGGGGAGGGTGGAGAAGGGGCCCCGGGGCCAGAGGCCATCATGGAGACTGATTGTCCTGGTAAGGCTCACTCATACCTGGGGTCACACATACTGAACATAGGTATATTTATTTGGAAATCTTGCTTGTCAAGAAATTTCAGCAAGGTCAAATATCTTCTGTCCGGTGAGACCAATCGTTTTCTGAGAAGGGCTTTTCCCAGACATTAAGTCTCCAGTTGTCTTTTCCCCAGTGAGTATATCTGTCCCGATGACTCAAGTGAGGGACAAAAATACTGATAAACTGAAACAATACGTGAGCACTTTGCTAAAAATAAGTCCAAGCGAGATCACAACTACAATAACAAAATACATGTCAGCGAGGACTCGCACGATTAATCAAGAAAGAAGCTGCTTTAATGTGGCAGAACCAATTTAATGCCTCAATGGCATAGAGGAAGTGAGCATACCCAAATGTCTGCAGTTGTTATTGGGTTTTCATTGTTTAAATGTCCCGCTGAGTTTGACTTTTGCTATATATGTTTATATCCATGTGTAAAATGCACACCTTTTTTGCTTGACTTTGATTTGCCTTTGGGAAGCACAGTTTATGACTATCCACTCTGGAGTGAGAAGTTAAATTCAATGTTCAAGGGCTTAGGATACAAGGTAAATTCTACATTTCATAGTAACTTTTAGTTTTGGGTGATGTTCCTGGAGCGATGTATCCTCAGTGTAAGTTCAAACGTATTAAAGCTCTGCACTCCTCATTTTCCTTTGTGAGACAATGGTGTacataaaaatacacagaattaGTGTGTAGTTTGGATTTGGGGCCGTGCAAAAACATTGGGAACGCCAATCAAATTGAGCATGCCTTTGTACCTGTACAGAAGACCCATCTGAACCATGGTCAGAAGTCATGAAGGAGCGGCGCCGACATTTAAAGCTATTGCTAACTTCTGTACTGCGGTCacataaaatataaattgaGTTAATCGTACATTTCACGTCAAAACACTGTCTCTCCAGGGGCCATTTTAGGTAAATCCTCAACAAGCTGTCAGCTCACACTGTGTTCTCTGTTGCTGCAGAGCCAACAGTTCAACCTGAGATTGACGTCAGCTCGGTGGAAGGCCGCAATGTGACCGTACGCTGGCGGCTACCTGCCAACAACGGCATTAGTGCCGGCGCAGCCAGTGGCTTTTTAGTGCAGCTGTTCGGGCCTCCGCCCTTTAGTGAGAAACTACTGGAGGAGACCACCCTGCTCACTGTGCTCTCGACAAAGTTCCACAACGTGAAGTATCTGCACGACTACACCATGGTGGTGCGCCTCGTCAACTGTGGTAGCCTGGGGCCGCCCTCTAAACCCTACCACTTCCGCATCAACAGCCAGGGTAACTAGACACTGctgtaaataaaaagaagacTCCTCCAGAATGTTGCAGAATTTTCAATGCCGTTGATTGTGCGTTTAGAGATGTATGTGGCTAAACAATACGTCTAACCCAATAGATCGTTTTAAAGGCTCcagggtttttaaaaaacactaaaaacatGATAAGCGCTTTCAACCCTAAGAGTATAGTTGGTGCTTCCGGATTGCTTGGTGACTCTGACCCTGCCCACTGACCTTAATTGAGTTGAGGATGACTTTAGCAGCTCTCGTGTAGGCGTTGAGGAATAATCCAGTTTAGTCAGCAATCACCGGAGATGATCACGTTAGCAAAAGGTCAATCCGACACAATGGcaataaattcaaaatgaaatttCATCCTTGTCTTTTTCATGAAAGCTTTCCCAGAATGCCGAAGGGTAAAAGCCTGTGACTGCAACGTTACTTTTGGTTGGACAATAGTTTACAGAATCACTGTTGATTGGCCTAACTATGAAAATCTCTGTGTCTCAGGTCCCTCATCCCCACGCAACATCCAGGCCGTGCCATTGTCCATATCAGCCATCCAGGTGAGATGGCAGCCCCCGGAAGATCCCAACGGAGGCATCATCAAATACATCATAGAGTACCAGGCGGTTGGCCAAAGGTTGCCGCACCCCTGGGTCGACACGGACGATGGGAACAAGACCACCAAAGCTGTGACGGCACTCAACGGCAGCACGCTCTACCAGTTCAGGGTGAGGGCTTTCTCCAAAGTGCCGGGAGAGTGGAGCAAGATCGTCCAGGCGATGACGCAAGGAGACGGTGAGCGCCGACACGTCGATGTTGTTTGGTTGGTTCATACTCTCATGCCAGCCTTATAGCTATATTGAGGGGTTAAAACCAGGAACGGGGGACTAACAtagtctggaaaaaaaaaaaaaaggattgcagAACAAATTGAAATAACTGGAtgtctagagcagtggttctcaactggttctggctccgggacccatcacccccccttaatgacaagctgcgacccaaatcgaggaacattctcaacatctcaaatgtattcaaaatcaagttcataagctgaatatcatattcaggatgtttaatcatcctaaaaacccaatgtctcccccatatcagaatggtttgacccaacctggcacacgctgctgaaaacatggacgtcccttcaaaataaaatcaataattcaaaataatttaaaaacttttattaaatattttttttcccatgcaaaggcctgcgacccactaaaaacgacCCACTAGAGTGAACGATGGATGGACTGAAATAGATCGGTGCCTTTTTATAGCTCCTTGGAAATACATTTACTAGCAGTGGAACATTTCTGCGCCACGGTACTTGTGGCTATTATTGATCTTTTCCCAAGTGACGCAAAATGGGACCATTCACACAGGGACAGGGTTCAACATCGTATTCTATTCATCATCTCCGTTGGTTTTCTGTCCAACTCTCATTCTGACTTCTGTGTCCCCCCTCTCTGTCGCTTtcacaatccaaaaaaaaaaaaaagaaggccttcAGAGTTTAACCCCGGCGACCCAAGGTGTGGCTGGGAGGCCTGTGGTGGACAGTTACCAGCTGCTGGTGGCAGTGGTGGGCTCTGTAACGGTCACCTGTGTGACCATCCTGTTGGCACTGTTGGCCCTCTTCTTCATCCGCAAGACGCTGCTCAACCGCCGGCGCACCTTCACCTACCAGTCTGGATCGgtatggattaaaaaaatatttatatatatatatataaaactgttttgggtgagatcatcttgaaaatgtattttgagaGAAGGCGATTTTTAAGAACTTAAGATAAGTTGTGTAGTTAAAGTAGAGCTTAAGACTGTTTATACCCCCAGGGTGAGGAGACTATTCTGCAGTTTAACTCAGGAACGCTGACCCTGACGCGGAGGCCCAAACCGACACCAGAAGCCCTGACGTATCCAATCCTGGAGTGGGAGGACATCAAGTTCGAAGATGTCATTGGAGAGGGAAACTTTGGCCAGGTGTTTAAGCTCCTAATGTGCATTCTGGTTATTTTAAATGGTTCTCTTTCACCGGAAATTCCTTTTTCCTTACAAACATTCAAGCTAACGACTAGTCTCAAATACAGGTGATCAAAGCCATGATCAAAAAGGACGGCAGCAAAATGAGCGCTGCCATCAAGATGCTGAAAGGTGACCTCGGCACACGTACATGCAGGCACTCTCCAACACAGCGGTGTATTGAACATGTGTCACATGTAAGCTGCTTTGCTCGCACTTTGTCTGAAGATGCCTTTCACGCTGATCTTCCTGCAGAGTTTGCCTCAGAGAACGACCACCGAGACTTTGCAGGGGAGCTGGAGGTTCTGTGTAAACTGGGCCAGCATCCCAACATCATCAACCTGATAGGAGCCTGTGAGAACAGAGGTGAGTGAGCAGCATCTAGTGGCGTCTATGGATATGACTAAGCTGTTAAGAAAACTATGAAAGTTACCTTAACTTGATTAACTATTCTCTAAAGACACATTGTGATTGATGTGTGAGCCTGGTTTAACGTTTTAATCTATATAACATTAGGTCTTGCCCATGTGTATCTGATTCATTCATTGGATTGTATATTGCAAAACATATTTGGATCCTTTCCAAATGGTCTAAATGTATTTGCCGATACATTTTTCTAATAGAGGTGGCAGTATTGCTTTTCAGAAGGACTGACTAATGCTAATTTACTTTGTCTTTGCAAACAATTTCTGACGAAATCCAAACTAACGCTGATTTGATGGAGGTGTAGTGCTTTAAATAAACAAGTTGGATCATCGGGCATCTGGAAAGCACCAGTGTATCCAAGATAAATAATCCTCGCCTGCCGTAGACATTCTGAACTTTAGCATTGCATTTGTCCATGTGGTTCACAAGCAGACTGCTCTGCCACGTGTTGATGTATTAGTAGGTTTCCCCGGCTTTGACCCCGGCATATCGGCATTTAACATAGCTACAGCCCACGGCTCCTACATTGAATAATTGAGCTACTTTTGTTTGATCAAAAGATTGATAACACATGAGGGAGGAGGTCTAGTGTGGAAAGTACTTCAGTGATGACATTGCAATACCAAATAGGCCTTAAATAAATGGTTTCACTTCACTTAGCAATTCCGTCTGCAGACCTACACTCTACAGTGTTTACAACTGCTGTTAAACTGAGATCCACCTGCACTTGTCAGTGATTAGAGTacaacaataaaaaccacaTTTCTAGCTTTTGAAACTTTTATTTCTTCCAACAAGTTGTGTCATTTTCTAAAGCAGTTTTGAGCTTTTAGGATTCAGTTCTTTGTTTACAtgcctttgttttttattcatttttaataagtAAAAAGCTAAGTCAACACAAACATGTTCCATTAACAGTATGGAAAGACGGGCCAGGAGAGGGTTTTTAAAATGGAGAACATGGGGAAAGACATAACAGGTTTGAGGGAGGGAAGGTGAAGGtgggaaaataaaacaggaaagagaTCAAGAACAAAGTCGTGCTTCTTGTGCTGGATCCCTCTGCTCCAGCTGCTACGATGTTCTTTAATGCAAATGGTGGCACAAACCATTTGACAGTGTTTGGGGGCATTTTGGGAGGTCTTTCTTGTTTGATGTTGAAAATGTGTCTGTGCCACACCCCACTAACTTTATTAAC
This is a stretch of genomic DNA from Pungitius pungitius chromosome 7, fPunPun2.1, whole genome shotgun sequence. It encodes these proteins:
- the tie1 gene encoding tyrosine-protein kinase receptor Tie-1 isoform X1, whose translation is MSSTNTMRILRVFVLFFLGVSDAVIDLTMISTAEVTSVNHFTITCINGERSPAQVDIKKDNKIFGLPIGPHFKVSKPSNKKAVARDFGDLHHVGIFYCESKQEVPPLETAIMINNYGTENFIPNYLTLTANKGETVHLSMQILSSQERDVTWKYNGNYYYMTHWNDVVNRTAVLTVENAAFANQGIYSASFVGDSPLHGAWMRLIVRDCPSKKWGPRCDKDCPECLNGGVCHDVDGDCICPPGFMGTRCETACREGMFGRNCQGSCDSELNCKGLRFCLPDPYGCSCYSGWFGSRCERDCQNDMYGPDCRLSCKCQNGGVCNRFSGCQCPTGWRGQNCEKSDRAPQILDLVSNVQWNLNSSPKILCSATGNPLPSHNSIELRKLDSTVLKASRTVMDSDKSTASFEIPRLTAQQGGLWECRVSTNGGQDSRKFNLTIKEPPVPTTAPKLLEKRSKQLLVMPTDSHRGDGPIVSTRVLYKPVENVHSWSSIIVYSDKEPITLMNLEPSTRYSVRVQLSRPGEGGEGAPGPEAIMETDCPEPTVQPEIDVSSVEGRNVTVRWRLPANNGISAGAASGFLVQLFGPPPFSEKLLEETTLLTVLSTKFHNVKYLHDYTMVVRLVNCGSLGPPSKPYHFRINSQGPSSPRNIQAVPLSISAIQVRWQPPEDPNGGIIKYIIEYQAVGQRLPHPWVDTDDGNKTTKAVTALNGSTLYQFRVRAFSKVPGEWSKIVQAMTQGDEGLQSLTPATQGVAGRPVVDSYQLLVAVVGSVTVTCVTILLALLALFFIRKTLLNRRRTFTYQSGSGEETILQFNSGTLTLTRRPKPTPEALTYPILEWEDIKFEDVIGEGNFGQVIKAMIKKDGSKMSAAIKMLKEFASENDHRDFAGELEVLCKLGQHPNIINLIGACENRGYLYIAIEYAPYGNLLDFLRKSRVLETDPAFAKEHGTASTLTSQQLLQFSVDVATGMHYLSDKQFIHRDLAARNVLVGDSLVAKIADFGLSRGEEVYVKKTMGRLPVRWMAIESLNYSVYTSKSDVWSFGVLLWEIVSLGGTPYCGMTCAELYEKLPQGFRMEKPKNCDDEVYELMKQCWRDRPYERPPFSQISVQLNRMQEARKAYVNMALFENFTYAGIDATAEEA
- the tie1 gene encoding tyrosine-protein kinase receptor Tie-1 isoform X3; the encoded protein is MSSTNTMRILRVFVLFFLGVSDAVIDLTMISTAEVTSVNHFTITCINGERSPAQVDIKKDNKIFGLPIGPHFKVSKPSNKKAVARDFGDLHHVGIFYCESKQEVPPLETAIMINNYGTENFIPNYLTLTANKGETVHLSMQILSSQERDVTWKYNGNYYYMTHWNDVVNRTAVLTVENAAFANQGIYSASFVGDSPLHGAWMRLIVRDCPSKKWGPRCDKDCPECLNGGVCHDVDGDCICPPGFMGTRCETACREGMFGRNCQGSCDSELNCKGLRFCLPDPYGCSCYSGWFGSRCERDCQNDMYGPDCRLSCKCQNGGVCNRFSGCQCPTGWRGQNCEKSDRAPQILDLVSNVQWNLNSSPKILCSATGNPLPSHNSIELRKLDSTVLKASRTVMDSDKSTASFEIPRLTAQQGGLWECRVSTNGGQDSRKFNLTIKEPPVPTTAPKLLEKRSKQLLVMPTDSHRGDGPIVSTRVLYKPVENVHSWSSIIVYSDKEPITLMNLEPSTRYSVRVQLSRPGEGGEGAPGPEAIMETDCPEPTVQPEIDVSSVEGRNVTVRWRLPANNGISAGAASGFLVQLFGPPPFSEKLLEETTLLTVLSTKFHNVKYLHDYTMVVRLVNCGSLGPPSKPYHFRINSQGPSSPRNIQAVPLSISAIQVRWQPPEDPNGGIIKYIIEYQAVGQRLPHPWVDTDDGNKTTKAVTALNGSTLYQFRVRAFSKVPGEWSKIVQAMTQGDEGLQSLTPATQGVAGRPVVDSYQLLVAVVGSVTVTCVTILLALLALFFIRKTLLNRRRTFTYQSGSFNSGTLTLTRRPKPTPEALTYPILEWEDIKFEDVIGEGNFGQVIKAMIKKDGSKMSAAIKMLKEFASENDHRDFAGELEVLCKLGQHPNIINLIGACENRGYLYIAIEYAPYGNLLDFLRKSRVLETDPAFAKEHGTASTLTSQQLLQFSVDVATGMHYLSDKQFIHRDLAARNVLVGDSLVAKIADFGLSRGEEVYVKKTMGRLPVRWMAIESLNYSVYTSKSDVWSFGVLLWEIVSLGGTPYCGMTCAELYEKLPQGFRMEKPKNCDDEVYELMKQCWRDRPYERPPFSQISVQLNRMQEARKAYVNMALFENFTYAGIDATAEEA